The DNA window CAAAACTTCCAGCGTGTTCCCGCCCGCAATGCAGATCGTGGTCGCGATGGAGCCCGCGGTCGTTATATTGACCAGGAAAGCCCCGAGCCAGATGCCGGGCCAAACGCGGTACCCGAGCAGCAAAACAGCCGCGAGAGCGATCCCGGTCGGAGGCCAAACCGCTGTCGCGCTTTGGTTGAGGAACGCGAGCTTGAGGCCAAGTTTTCCCGCGACAAAATAGACGAGGGCCAGCGCCGTGATTTTCGCGAGGTCAGAAACGACCCCACGGCTCACGCCCCAGAAAGGGGGTGCGGCACCGACGCGTTTGGCGTCTTCGTCCATAATCTCGAACCACCCGCGCAGACAATCATGTCCGAGTCGGGGTTGTCGATATAATTACCCCATAAAAGCATGGACGTCGACGTTGTCGCAATCGTTCACCTGCTAATTGTACCCTAGGAAAAGCTCCTAGCCTGCAATTGAGGATAGTTGTCCCTCGAGTACCAGCCCACCCGTTCAGGCGGTAACGGATCTTCACGCAGCCCGCCAGCTTTGAGCGTTTCCGTGATAATCAGGCGAACCTGGCTGCGAAATGCTTTTTACAACCTGGCCCGTAAGAGTCTCGTCGTCGTGGCACGCGAGATCCGCCTGGGAAACAATCCCGCAAAGATCACCGTTCTCATCGATGACGGGAAGCCGTCGCACCTGGTGTTCTTCCATGAGCCGGCGGCACTCGTCCACGCTCATATCCTGCACGACAGTTATACAAGGTGCAGACAGGCAGGCAGACACCTTGATTGCGAGGGGATTCAGCCCCTTGGCGATTGTTCGGCACACGATGTCGCGGTCGGTAACGACCCCGATTGGCTTCCTTGTTCCATATTCGCAAACGGGGATCTGTCCACAATCCTCGGCGACCATCATTGCCGCAATCTCCTGCAAGCTGGCATCCGGAGCGCAATAGGAAGGCCCCACAGTCATGATTTCACTGACATTCATTAACTACCTCTCATGGTTTCGACGGTTTCCGTTGTGCAACGGCCATTTTCGGCACCTCCGCGTCATTGCGCCCGCATGGCATGCCTCAAGAATAACCCATCTCTTTTCCGCCGGGAATCAGTCGCGTTCTGAATCCGGCCTCGGAAAATGGATAAGATG is part of the Verrucomicrobiia bacterium genome and encodes:
- a CDS encoding CBS domain-containing protein; this translates as MNVSEIMTVGPSYCAPDASLQEIAAMMVAEDCGQIPVCEYGTRKPIGVVTDRDIVCRTIAKGLNPLAIKVSACLSAPCITVVQDMSVDECRRLMEEHQVRRLPVIDENGDLCGIVSQADLACHDDETLTGQVVKSISQPGSPDYHGNAQSWRAA